The Thermodesulfobacteriota bacterium genome includes the window TACAGCCACTTGAGCGTTTCCGGTTGAAGCCGGATGGCGTTGGGCTTTTTCGTGTCCTTGGGCCAGAGGAGCGTTTCTCCTGCGAAGTGTCCCGGGTAGAGGAGCGGAACCGCGCCAGGCTCTGGGTGCGGCCGCAGGTGCTCCTGCAAACGGAAATCGACGACCGGCCCCGTCGAGACCTCCAATCCGAGATCCTGAAGGGTGAACCGGACCGACGAGAGGGTTTGGATGTCTGGCCGCTCCGGGCAGGTGGGCACGTGGATGAACCGCTCCCCATCGCCGAGGTTTACGATCTCTTCGAAGGAAAAGACGTGTGAGGTTTCATCGGCGAAGGTGTCGTCGGCTGATGTGGATACCATGATGTCGCCCTGGGGCACCCCCTTGACGAGGTGAACGATGACGTTCTCCTGGAGGACGCCGTCTTCCTTGAATGCCTCCCGTCGGGAGGAGAAGAGATGAATGTGCCGGATCGCCGACTCGGTCAACAGGAGGTCACGGAAGGATCGGTAGTATGTTCCGTTGCAGAAGCTGCGCGGGATGATTGCTACCAGCTCGCCCCCAGGAGCCAGCAGTCTCAGGCAGAGGGCCGTGAAGGCGCTGTACAAATTGACAGTCTCGATGCCTACGCAGCTCAGGAGGTGGCGGTGTCGAGACCGGCTGTTAATCTTCTTGTAGGGTGGATTAAGGATGACGTGGGTAAAGGGCTCGGACCGGAATTGAATCCTATTTACCGCCTCCTCCACGAAATCGAACCGATGGATCTCGATCTGCAGATCCAAGCCCTTCGACCGGGCCTTGCACTCACAGGACGTGAGCTGGGTCTCGAGGTACTCCCGAAGCACCGGATCGATTTCGTAGGCGGTCACTCGGGCCGGCCCCGAACCGCTCGCAGCACTCCAGCGGTCGAGAAACGCCACGGAGAGGGAACCGACTCCGGCGCCCGCGTCGAGGAGGCGCAGAGGGCCCCGGAGGCCCGTGAAGAGCGAGGCCATGTACCGAGCCACGCTCGACGGAGTCAGGAACTGGCCAAGCTGGGACCTGCGTTCCGGCTCGAGCCGAAGCGAGGCTTCTCGGCGAACCTCTTCGATGGAGTCGACCTGCATCACCCGGTTTCCTCTCCTGTTCCGCCCCCCCTCAGCCCCTCGAGAGCTTCTTCGCGGCGGCCCACTGGCCTTCGAGCCCGAGATCGCGAGTTCGGCCCGCGATCTCTCCTTAGAACTCATCCTGCTCGAAGGCGGATACGAGTCGGGCCTCCCCATGGCTACCCCATGGTAGCAAGGAGCGGCAAGACCTCAAAGCGCGCCCTTCCCCGCGGCCCGCAAGCGTCACGGGGCACGGAACCGCAAGAGCGGGGCTCCGTGGCCTGTGCCCCGTCCCCCCGCTCTTACGGCGTGGACGAGTGCCGGAAGGCCGCCACCCCGGGGGCCGGCAGCAACTCCCAGCTCCCCGTCCAACCGGCGGCCCGAGCCCCGAGCTCCGTGTGGAGGAGGGCGATGCCGCAGTCCAGGCGTTTGGGGATGGCGTAGGTGTCGGGGCCGTCGGCGCAGAGGACCAGGGTCTCGCCCTCCCGGCGAAACCGCCAGGGCTGGCGGTTGAGGGCCGAGGGGGCGAGGCGCGCTGCAGTTACGGCCCGGGCTGCCCAGGCGGGCCAGGAGCCGATCCCCGGGGCAAGCACCTCGGCGGGCTTTCGCTTGTGAGAGCGGGCGATGCCGGCCATGAGGCGCTCCTCAAGCGTCTTCCTCTCCACGGGAAGCCCCACGGCCGCGACGGCCCAGACCCTCTCTCCAAGCCCCAGGGCCACCCGATCTCCCAGGGAGTCGGGGCGAAAGAGTCCTCCCACCCAGCAGGTGCCCAGGCCCAGGACCGTGGCCTCCAGCACGGCGGCCTCCCCCACGTACCCCACCTGGACCTCGGAGCCGGCGGGCCCCACGAAGGCCAGGCAGCAGGGGGCGCCCCGGATGCTCCCGTAGCTCCCCACGATGCCTCGGAAGAGGTTCGGGGGGCAGGGGGAGACGGGGAGCGCCCGGGCGGCTCCCAGGGGGCGGAACCGGGCGCAGTGGTCCTCCAGGCGCTGGAGGAGCGAGGGATCCGGAGCGCGGGGCAGGTATCGGCGGCGCGAGACGCGCGCCGCAATTGCCCTTTCCCAGCGCCCGACCGGCAACTCTCCGTTCATCGCTCCCCCTGTGCGGCTGCGGGGAGCGTGCTCCCCGACGGCGACAGGACTGCCCCGCGCAGCCGCCCCTGCTCCCAAGACGCCCCGGCCCAGAGGACCGAATCCTGCGCGCGTGCCCCGGGCCCGAGGCGGGCGCCGGCTCCCAGGACGGCAAAGGGCCCCGCCCGGGCTCCGGCCTCCACCCGGGCCTCCGGCCCAAGGAAAGACGGCCCCACCAGGCGCCCCCCTTCCGGCGTCGCCTCCTCCCCCGAAACCAGGCGGCCGGGAAGCCCCGGCGGGAGCACGCCCCGGGAAAGGACCTCCCGGTGGGCGCCCAGGTACCGCTCCGGGGTGCCGAGATCGCTCCAGAAGGCGTCTTCCGGGGGGAAGTAGCCCTGGAGGTGCACTCCTTCGGCCACCAGGTGCCGGTGCACGTCGGCGTTGATGCAGTGGGGCCGCTCGGGAAGGCGCGCCAGGATCTCCGGCTCCAGGGCGTGAACCCCGGTGAACTCGCAGGGCGTTCCGGGCCTGGAGCCCGGGGCCCGGGCTCCGAGGAAGCCCACGATCCGCCCCGCGGCATCCGCCTCGATGGGCGCCGAGCTCCCGGGGGGCAGGGGGCGCAGAGCCAGGGTGGCGGCCGCCCCGGTCTCCCGGTGGCACCGGAGAAGGTCGGGGAGGTCGAGCTCCTGGTAGGTGTCGCCGTTGGCGAGCAGGAAGGTCCCCCCCGAGAGGAGCCCCCGCCAGGGAAGGAGGGCGCCCCCCGTGCCCTGGATCACCTCCTCGGTGCTCCACCACACCCGAAGATCCTCCGGGATCCAGGGCTCCAGGGCCTCCCGCAGGCGCTCCGGCAGGTGGTGGAGGTTCACGATGGCTTCCCGGACGCCGGCCCCCCCCAGGGCACGCAGCACGTGGGCCGCGAGCGGCACCCCGAAAAAGGGCCAGCCGGGCTTGGGGAGCTCCAGGCTCAGGGGCCGCAGGCGGGTGCCGAACCCGGCGGCCAGCACCACGGCCCGGAGGCCGGGCCCTTCAATAGTCACCGATGCCGCCGTCACCGGGGGCCCCTTGCCCCGAGTCCCAGCCGCCGGGCGTCGTCGTCGGATACGCCCCAGGCGGCGAGCAACTCCGCCAGCTCCCCGGCGCTTCTCACCTTCCGATACTTCGCGCCCCGCGCCCCCTTCACCCACTCCTCGCAATCGGCCCAGTCGAGATGCACGCGAAGCTCCCCGTCCACGAGGCTGAGGTACAGGGGGTAGGACAGGCCCTCGGGAAGCTTCGACGGCGGGGCGCTCTCCCGGATCCCCGAGATCCAGCTCCCGTCCCCGGAGCGCAGCTCGGGCACCTGGCCCCGGGAGAAGGCCACCGCGATGGCGTCGCACCGCTCGTTCAAGGCATGTCCCGCGTGGCCACGCACGTGCTCCCAGGTCACCGGGGCGCCAGGGCGCCGGCACAAGGCATCCAGGGCCTCCCACAGGTCCCGGTTGAGCACCTCGTTGCCGTCGGCCTTGCGCCACCCGCGGCGCTTCCACGCGTGGATCCAGCGCGAGATGCCGTCGTGGAGGTACTTGGAGTCGGTCACCACGTGGGCCCTCTCCGCCGGGCCCACGGCCCCCAGTCCCTCGACGGCGGCCCGCATCTCCATGCGGTTGTTGGTGGTGTGCGCCTCGGCGCCCCCGAGCTCCTCATAGCGCCCTCCCCGAACGAGCACCGCCGCCCACCCGCCGGGGCCGGGGTTTCCGGCACAGGCGCCGTCGGTGTAGATCCAGACGTCGGCCTGCTTTGCGCGTGGTTCCGGCATGAGCCCTCTTCTTTCCGTGTGCTCCACTGTGGCACGGCAACGGGTCCGCTCTGCCCCCATGGGCAAGGGTCCCAAATCCACCACCTCTTTTCGGGGGTCCAAAATCCACCACCAAATCTTTGAGGCGGGGTCCGGGAGTCCTGGAGCGCAGCCCGGTGCCGCCTCGACCGAACCGCGGCAGCGAGGCCGAAACCGGTGAGGCTCGGCGCGCCGGATCCCTCGGCTACGCGGCCTCCGAACATCGCGGATTACGGGGCGGAGCGCAAGGACTCCCGGACCCCGCTTGCCACCCAGGGTCGCGGTAGGGATCCTGGGGGTTGCCCCGCGTTGACACGCCGGTCGCCGCCCTTCTACCCTGAGCGCGCACGGTTTTCGAGCTTTTTCCGACGAAGGGAGGCGCCCATGGCGTTCGGCTGGTTCTCGGGCAAGAAGGACCCGGCGGGCAAGGCACTGGAAAAGGCCGACCGGCTCGCGGGGCAAGGCCGGTGGGCCGAGGCCCTCTCCTACTACGAAGAAGCCCGGGACGCGGCTTCGGGGTCCGAGCCGGCGCGCAACGGGGTGCGCGCCTGCCGGGAGCAGCTCGTGGCCTTCAACCTCTCGGAGGCCGCAGCCTACGAGACAGCGGGCGATCCCGGCAAGGCCCGGGAGCACGCCGCCCTGGCACTGGACCTGGCGGCGGGCGAGGCGGCGCTGGCTTCCCGCGCCCGGCAAGTGCTCGACCGGCTCGAAGGACCCGGGGCTGCGTCCGCTGCGAGCCCGGCCGCGCCGGGACGCCTCTTCCCTCCCTCCTGCGGGTGCTCCGCACCCTGCGGCCCGGGAGAAGCTGCCGAAGGCGAGGGGGAGGCGCCGGTGGAGGACCTCTACGGGTTCTACCTGGAGGCCCTGTCCCCGGAAGAGCGCGATGCCTTCGAGGCCCTGGAGGGGGAAGGCGACTTCCCGGAGGGGTTCGTGCTCTTGCAGCAGGGGGAGACCCGCCTGGCACGCCCCTTGCTTGAGGCCGCCCGGAGCGCGTACCCGACCCAGCCCGGACCCCACTACGCGCTGGGCCTCTTGGCCGCCCTCGAGAAAGACCCGGAGGCGGCCGGACGCTACTTCGCCCAAGCCCTGGAGGTGGGCCCCGGCTTCTCCCCCGCTGCCCACCACCGGGCCGACGTGCTCCGGGAGAGCGGCAGCCCGGCCGAGGGCGCCGCGTTCCTGCGCCGGTGGCTCCAGGGGCATCCGGACGACGGCGAGGCCTGGGTGCTCCTGGCCGCCTGCTCCCTGGAGGCGGGTGACCCCGCTGCCTGCCTGGAGGCATCCGAGGAGGGGGCCCGCCGCATGCCGCCGGCGGACCCCCGGGCGAACCTCCTCAAGGCCCGGGCCCTCCGCCGGCTCGGCCGCCCCGACCAGGCCCTGGGCGCCCTGCAGGCCGTGGCGGCCCGGCGCCCCGACCTGCTGGAGGCCCTGGTGCCCATCGGAGACATCCTGCTGGAGAAGGGCGGGGCTTCCGCCGAGCGCGCGGCCGAGGTCTTCAAGCGCTGCTACCGCCTGGACCCCGAGCGGGGCTGGGTGTACCGGCTGCGCCTGGCCCAGGCCTACGCCGCCCGGGGCTGGCCGGCCGAGGCGAAGGACATGCTGGCCGAGGCCCGCGCGGAGCTTCCCGACGCGCCCGAGGCCCGGGAACGCTGGGAAGAGGTGCGGCGGATACTGGAGGGAAGCGCCGCCAAGGGGCCTTGAGGAAGGGGGGCAGGCCCCGTTCGCGGGCAAGCCCGCTCCTACGGGGCGAGGGGTGATCCTAATCGGTATCGGTATCGGGATCGGGATCGATTTCGATGTCGATGGTGATGCCGACAAAGGCCCCCTCCCGGGCACGTGACGGGAGGGGGCCTTCGGAACGGGTAGCCGTGCGGGCAGCCCACCCGGCCCGCGGGCACCTGGCCCCGGGCTACTGCTGGATCTTCCAGGAGCCGTCGGGCTGGCGGCAGGCGGTGCCGTAGGCGCTCTCCTTGCGCCCACCCACCATCACCTCGGTCTGGTACTCCCGGCAGTACTGGCCGGCCGCCGCCTGGTAGGTGCGAGTGGGGGTGACGGCCACGGTGTTGCCCGTGTCGGGATTCACCCACTGGGAGGTCTGTCCGCTGCGATTGACTTCGAGCACCTGCTGGGCCATGAGTTCGTCGGTGCGGTCGATGGAGCGCCCGATCTCCTGCCCGATGACCGCCCCCAGGATCGTCCCCGCGATGATGGCCGCGGTGCGCCCGTGCCCGCCCCCCACCTGGGCCCCCAGGATACCTCCTCCCACGCCGCCCAGGACGGTGCCGATCTCGGCCTTCCTGGGAGGTGCGGAGCACCCCACCAGGACCACCAGCAACGGCAGGCTCAACCACCTCATCCATCTCTTGTTCACGATCTGCTCTCCTCTCTGGGTAACCGCGGCCTCGAAGTGCCTGCGCCACCCAGCGTGCCACCGCGGCAGGCGCTCGGCAAGACGCTACCGCTCCAGCGGAAGCCCCCGGCGCGACCAGTCCACCACTCCGCCGGGGTAGTTCGCCACCCACGGGTACCCCATCTGGTCTAGGTATCGGGCCACCGCGGCGCTGCGCACGCCGCTGGCGCACACCACGACCACCTTGCTCCTGGCGGGGATGTCGGCCAGGCGGGCGGGCACGTCGTTCATGGGAATCCACACGGAGCCGGGGATGCGTCCGCCGGCCCACTCCCTCCGGGTGCGCACGTCCAGGAGGAACACCTCTCCCCCTTCCTGGCCCAACAGGGCCCGGAGCTGGGGCGCCTCGAGGGGGGGCTTCAAGGCGCCCGCGGCCGGACCGCCTGCCAGGAGCAGAAGCACGCCGGCGACGAGCAGCACTATGCAGTACAAACGCGATCGGACGTACACCATGGTTCCCTCTCACAGCAGTCGGCTACGCTCCGAATGTACGCCCCTTGGATGCGGCCCCCCTCCCGGAGGGTTCAGCCCCGGGGCACCACGCAGACGAACCGCAGCCCCTCGTCGGGCGCCGCCCGGAATTGGTGCACCGCGTCCGGGGCTACGTAGACCACGTCGCCGGGCCCCAGGGGTTCTTCGCGGCCCCCGTCGAGATGGGTGCCCCGGCCCGCGAGCACGTAGACCTCGTGCTCGAAGCCGTGGGCGTGGTGGGGGCTGTGGCCCCCGGGCGCCACGTCGAAGACGCGCATCACGAAGTTGGGGGCCCCCTGGGCCTCGCCCACCACCACCCGCATCCGCACGCCCCGCGCGCCCTCCACCTCCACCGCCTGGGCGGCGATCTCCTCCACGTGTCCGATCTTCACGGCTTCTCCTCCCTGCGGGTCGCGTTTCCCCGCCGCCCCGTCGCCTCTCCGGCCTTCTCCTGGGCCTCCAGGGCCTCGGTCAGCGCCTGGCGGGCCTCGGGCCACTCCGGGTCCTCCTCCAGGGCCTGGCGGAACACCTTCTCGGCCCGCCCCGGCATCCCCCGCTCCAGGAGCACCCGGCCCATCTGCACGAACCTCTCGGCCTTTCCCTTGGGCCGATACCCCACGGGCTCGGGGTCCTTCTCGGACTCGGGAGCCAGCACCCCCAGCTCCCGGAGCACCCGATCCTGGAACGCGCCGCGCGTCACGTTGGCGTAGCCCTCGAGGAGCTCCAGGATCGTCCCGTCCGGACCCGCCAGGACGCTGGAGGGCGTGGCGATCACCCCGTACGCGGAGAACACGGCCAGGTCCTTGTCGAAGAGCACCGGGAAGGTCACCTCCCGCTCCCGCACGAACGCCTCCAGCCGGGGCGCGTCGGCGGGGTCCCACTCCTGGTGCTCCACGTTGACGCCCACCACCTGGAGGCCGTCGCCCCGGTGAGCCCGGTAGAGTTGCTCGAAGTCCCGCAGCGCCGCGGCGCTGCGGGGGCTCCACGTAGCCCAGAAGACCAGCAGGGTCGCCCGGGAACCCAGGTGCTCGGAGAGGCGCAGGGGACCGCCGACGAGGGAATCCAGGACGAAGTCCTTCAAGGGTTCCCCCACCTCGGTGCGCTTGAAGGCACGGGCCGGCGCCGAGCCAAGCAGCAGGGCCAGGATCGCGAGGGCAAGTGCGGTGCGAAC containing:
- a CDS encoding NDP-sugar synthase gives rise to the protein MTIEGPGLRAVVLAAGFGTRLRPLSLELPKPGWPFFGVPLAAHVLRALGGAGVREAIVNLHHLPERLREALEPWIPEDLRVWWSTEEVIQGTGGALLPWRGLLSGGTFLLANGDTYQELDLPDLLRCHRETGAAATLALRPLPPGSSAPIEADAAGRIVGFLGARAPGSRPGTPCEFTGVHALEPEILARLPERPHCINADVHRHLVAEGVHLQGYFPPEDAFWSDLGTPERYLGAHREVLSRGVLPPGLPGRLVSGEEATPEGGRLVGPSFLGPEARVEAGARAGPFAVLGAGARLGPGARAQDSVLWAGASWEQGRLRGAVLSPSGSTLPAAAQGER
- a CDS encoding nitroreductase family protein, with product MNGELPVGRWERAIAARVSRRRYLPRAPDPSLLQRLEDHCARFRPLGAARALPVSPCPPNLFRGIVGSYGSIRGAPCCLAFVGPAGSEVQVGYVGEAAVLEATVLGLGTCWVGGLFRPDSLGDRVALGLGERVWAVAAVGLPVERKTLEERLMAGIARSHKRKPAEVLAPGIGSWPAWAARAVTAARLAPSALNRQPWRFRREGETLVLCADGPDTYAIPKRLDCGIALLHTELGARAAGWTGSWELLPAPGVAAFRHSSTP
- the rnhA gene encoding ribonuclease HI — protein: MPEPRAKQADVWIYTDGACAGNPGPGGWAAVLVRGGRYEELGGAEAHTTNNRMEMRAAVEGLGAVGPAERAHVVTDSKYLHDGISRWIHAWKRRGWRKADGNEVLNRDLWEALDALCRRPGAPVTWEHVRGHAGHALNERCDAIAVAFSRGQVPELRSGDGSWISGIRESAPPSKLPEGLSYPLYLSLVDGELRVHLDWADCEEWVKGARGAKYRKVRSAGELAELLAAWGVSDDDARRLGLGARGPR
- a CDS encoding Eco57I restriction-modification methylase domain-containing protein — its product is MQVDSIEEVRREASLRLEPERRSQLGQFLTPSSVARYMASLFTGLRGPLRLLDAGAGVGSLSVAFLDRWSAASGSGPARVTAYEIDPVLREYLETQLTSCECKARSKGLDLQIEIHRFDFVEEAVNRIQFRSEPFTHVILNPPYKKINSRSRHRHLLSCVGIETVNLYSAFTALCLRLLAPGGELVAIIPRSFCNGTYYRSFRDLLLTESAIRHIHLFSSRREAFKEDGVLQENVIVHLVKGVPQGDIMVSTSADDTFADETSHVFSFEEIVNLGDGERFIHVPTCPERPDIQTLSSVRFTLQDLGLEVSTGPVVDFRLQEHLRPHPEPGAVPLLYPGHFAGETLLWPKDTKKPNAIRLQPETLKWLYPVGWYVVVRRFSSKEERRRVVAYVSPPLSAPAVGFENHLNVFHQGKRGLSEDLARGLAAFLNSTAVDEFFRRFSGHTQVNATDLRLLKYPGREALEKMGRWAREHGPADQEAIDQEVGRLA
- a CDS encoding TlpA disulfide reductase family protein — encoded protein: MKTVRTALALAILALLLGSAPARAFKRTEVGEPLKDFVLDSLVGGPLRLSEHLGSRATLLVFWATWSPRSAAALRDFEQLYRAHRGDGLQVVGVNVEHQEWDPADAPRLEAFVREREVTFPVLFDKDLAVFSAYGVIATPSSVLAGPDGTILELLEGYANVTRGAFQDRVLRELGVLAPESEKDPEPVGYRPKGKAERFVQMGRVLLERGMPGRAEKVFRQALEEDPEWPEARQALTEALEAQEKAGEATGRRGNATRREEKP
- a CDS encoding tetratricopeptide repeat protein encodes the protein MAFGWFSGKKDPAGKALEKADRLAGQGRWAEALSYYEEARDAASGSEPARNGVRACREQLVAFNLSEAAAYETAGDPGKAREHAALALDLAAGEAALASRARQVLDRLEGPGAASAASPAAPGRLFPPSCGCSAPCGPGEAAEGEGEAPVEDLYGFYLEALSPEERDAFEALEGEGDFPEGFVLLQQGETRLARPLLEAARSAYPTQPGPHYALGLLAALEKDPEAAGRYFAQALEVGPGFSPAAHHRADVLRESGSPAEGAAFLRRWLQGHPDDGEAWVLLAACSLEAGDPAACLEASEEGARRMPPADPRANLLKARALRRLGRPDQALGALQAVAARRPDLLEALVPIGDILLEKGGASAERAAEVFKRCYRLDPERGWVYRLRLAQAYAARGWPAEAKDMLAEARAELPDAPEARERWEEVRRILEGSAAKGP
- a CDS encoding rhodanese-like domain-containing protein, producing the protein MVYVRSRLYCIVLLVAGVLLLLAGGPAAGALKPPLEAPQLRALLGQEGGEVFLLDVRTRREWAGGRIPGSVWIPMNDVPARLADIPARSKVVVVCASGVRSAAVARYLDQMGYPWVANYPGGVVDWSRRGLPLER
- a CDS encoding RT0821/Lpp0805 family surface protein, giving the protein MNKRWMRWLSLPLLVVLVGCSAPPRKAEIGTVLGGVGGGILGAQVGGGHGRTAAIIAGTILGAVIGQEIGRSIDRTDELMAQQVLEVNRSGQTSQWVNPDTGNTVAVTPTRTYQAAAGQYCREYQTEVMVGGRKESAYGTACRQPDGSWKIQQ
- a CDS encoding cupin domain-containing protein, which encodes MKIGHVEEIAAQAVEVEGARGVRMRVVVGEAQGAPNFVMRVFDVAPGGHSPHHAHGFEHEVYVLAGRGTHLDGGREEPLGPGDVVYVAPDAVHQFRAAPDEGLRFVCVVPRG